A DNA window from Scomber japonicus isolate fScoJap1 chromosome 14, fScoJap1.pri, whole genome shotgun sequence contains the following coding sequences:
- the LOC128372682 gene encoding tubulin alpha-1B chain-like, producing the protein MPSDKTIGGGDDSFSTFFSETGAGKHVPRAVFVDLEPTVIDEVRTGTYRQLFHPEQLITGKEDAANNYARGHYTIGKEIIDLVLDRIRKLADQCTGLQGFLVFHSFGGGTGSGFTSLLMERLSVDYGKKSKLEFSIYPAPQVSTAVVEPYNSILTTHTTLEHSDCAFMVDNEAIYDICRRNLDIERPTYTNLNRLMSQIVSSITASLRFDGALNVDLAEFQTNLVPYPRIHFPLATYAPVISAEKAYHEQLTVAEITNACFEPSNQMVKCDPRHGKYMACCLLYRGDVVPKDVNAAIATIKTKRTIQFVDWCPTGFKVGINYQPPTVVPGGDLAKVQRAVCMLSNTTAIAEAWARLDHKFDLMYAKRAFVHWYVGEGMEEGEFSEAREDMAALEKDYEEVGMDSVEGEGEEEGEEF; encoded by the exons ATGCCCAGTGACAAGACCATTGGAGGAGGAGACGATTCCTTCAGCACCTTCTTCAGTGAGACTGGAGCTGGAAAGCACGTCCCCAGAGCTGTTTTTGTGGACCTGGAGCCCACTGTCATTG ATGAGGTGAGAACTGGGACCTACCGCCAGCTGTTTCATCCTGAGCAGCTGATCACTGGCAAGGAGGACGCTGCTAACAACTACGCCCGTGGACACTACACCATCGGCAAAGAGATCATTGACCTGGTGCTGGACAGGATCCGTAAACTG GCTGATCAGTGTACTGGGCTTCAGGGCTTCCTGGTCTTTCATAGCTTCGGTGGTGGTACTGGCTCTGGTTTTACCTCCCTGCTGATGGAGCGTCTGTCAGTCGACTATGGCAAGAAGTCCAAGCTGGAGTTCTCCATCTATCCCGCTCCCCAGGTGTCCACTGCTGTGGTAGAGCCCTACAACTCCATCCTGACAACCCACACCACCCTGGAGCACTCTGACTGTGCCTTCATGGTGGATAACGAGGCCATCTACGATATCTGTCGCAGGAACCTGGATATCGAGCGTCCAACCTACACCAACCTGAACCGGCTGATGAGTCAGATTGTGTCCTCCATTACTGCCTCCCTTCGCTTCGACGGTGCCCTTAACGTTGATCTTGCAGAGTTCCAGACCAACCTGGTGCCATATCCCCGTATCCACTTCCCTCTGGCCACCTACGCTCCTGTCATCTCCGCTGAGAAGGCGTACCACGAGCAGTTAACGGTGGCAGAAATCACCAATGCCTGCTTTGAGCCTTCTAATCAGATGGTAAAATGTGATCCCCGCCACGGTAAATACATGGCGTGCTGCCTTCTGTACCGTGGTGATGTGGTGCCCAAAGATGTCAATGCTGCCATTGCCACCATTAAGACCAAGCGCACCATCCAGTTTGTGGACTGGTGTCCCACTGGTTTCAAGGTGGGTATCAACTACCAGCCGCCCACTGTAGTTCCCGGTGGAGACCTGGCTAAAGTCCAGAGGGCTGTGTGCATGCTGAGCAACACCACCGCCATCGCAGAGGCCTGGGCTCGACTCGACCACAAGTTTGACCTGATGTACGCCAAGCGTGCCTTTGTTCACTGGTATGTGGGTGAGGGAATGGAGGAGGGGGAGTTCTCTGAGGCCAGAGAGGACATGGCAGCTCTGGAGAAGGATTATGAGGAGGTTGGGATGGACTCTGTTGagggtgaaggagaggaggagggtgaagagTTTTAA
- the ikzf5 gene encoding zinc finger protein Pegasus, whose protein sequence is MGEEKPDTLDFVKDFQEYLSQQTQHVNMISGSVSGVKEADELPADCSQNGLDHPAVDMSLEDSSGILVDGFERTYDGKLKCRYCNYATRGTARLIEHIRIHTGEKPHRCHLCPFASAYERHLEAHMRSHTGEKPYKCELCSFRCSDRSNLSHHRRRRHKLLPMKGARSLSHKKMLSVLQKKASSLGYGRRVLINFSPPSMVVHKADNVNDYSHELPHLRQETYDNPSQAGEDGISTNPNHHHHDLIMDNPLNQLSTLAGQLASLPSESQAQTQPPMSPGAESIVDEKPFLIQQPHLATAPVAVTASMAHASSSSPVTPEPRAPPHSNCSPGRGPCSEHSGRTSTPSISNSQPSTPAPGLSAPIQDPHMLHHCQHCDIYFPDNILYTIHMGCHGYENPFQCNICGHKCKSKYDFACHFARGQHK, encoded by the exons ATGGGTGAGGAAAAACCGGACACGCTGGACTTTGTGAAGGATTTCCAGGAGTATCTGAGCCAGCAGACTCAACATGTCAACATGATATCAGGCTCAGTCAGCGGCGTCAAAGAGGCGGACGAGCTGCCAGCCG ACTGCAGTCAGAATGGGCTGGATCACCCTGCAGTGGATATGTCACTGGAGGACAGCTCAGGGATCCTGGTGGATGGCTTTGAGAGGACCTATGATGGCAAGCTCAAGTGCCGCTACTGCAACTATGCCACCAGAGGCACAGCCCGACTCATTGAGCATATCCGAATTCACACAG GAGAGAAACCTCACCGCTGCCACCTCTGCCCATTTGCTTCCGCCTATGAACGCCACCTCgaggcccacatgagatcacaCACAGGCGAGAAGCCTTACAAGTGCGAGCTGTGCTCCTTCCGCTGCAGTGACCGTAGCAACCTGTCACACCATCGCCGCCGACGCCACAAACTTCTGCCGATGAAAGGTGCTCGCTCACTTTCCCATAAGAAGATGCTGAGTGTCTTGCAGAAGAAGGCCAGCTCACTGGGCTATGGCCGCAGAGTCCTCATCAACTTCAGCCCCCCTTCTATGGTGGTACACAAGGCTGACAATGTGAATGACTACTCCCATGAGCTACCCCATTTACGTCAGGAGACCTATGATAATCCGAGTCAGGCAGGCGAGGACGGGATCTCAACAAATCCAAATCACCATCACCATGATTTGATCATGGATAACCCCCTGAACCAGCTGTCCACTCTGGCAGGCCAGTTGGCCAGCCTCCCTTCAGAGTCCCAGGCTCAGACTCAACCTCCCATGTCTCCTGGAGCAGAGTCTATTGTTGATGAGAAGCCTTTTCTCATCCAGCAACCCCACCTCGCCACAGCTCCTGTGGCAGTCACAGCCAGCATGGCCcatgcctcctcctcttccccagTCACCCCAGAGCCCCGAGCTCCTCCACACAGCAACTGCAGCCCTGGAAGGGGACCTTGCAGCGAGCACAGCGGGCGTACCAGTACCCCTAGTATCTCCAACAGCCAACCCAGTACACCAGCCCCAGGCCTGTCTGCCCCAATCCAGGACCCCCACATGCTGCATCACTGCCAGCACTGTGACATCTACTTCCCTGACAACATCCTCTACACCATCCACATGGGCTGCCATGGTTACGAGAACCCATTCCAGTGCAACATCTGCGGCCACAAGTGCAAGAGCAAGTACGACTTTGCCTGCCACTTTGCCCGCGGGCAGCACAAGTAA